In Pseudophryne corroboree isolate aPseCor3 chromosome 7, aPseCor3.hap2, whole genome shotgun sequence, a single window of DNA contains:
- the LOC134944338 gene encoding E3 ubiquitin/ISG15 ligase TRIM25-like: protein MEQPDPAKRETEIPCSYCVQSKVPATKTCLHCEASMCEEHLKAHSKSTEHVLVEPTTSIKDMKCSIHDKLIEFCCSEDGACICVSCCIVGEHRGHKVDPLKDAFEKRMASLQDVIDKLTAESQENEKKLERLQTKQQEVHQAVAGVTERVAALFRDMTEQLNVLQTSATSEVSRQEQQALFRVNGLIQQLEKKKVELSKKISSIQGLRNVTDPLTVLRGTSTEERGRRDSRKISDGDSSVHVDGSVDEGSVSLILHMGLLSFAESLLDLMAIRQFSDVKKTDLRLDVNTAHGKIVISSDLKSASHSATSQKYPETPERFKSCQVLSTNLLSSGQHYWEVDVSGAKKWIVGVAYRSIERKIAGNESFIGYNSKSWTLFFQKFLGTSHNNVQYTVACSSPIQAVGVHLNYDAGYLSFYQLSPTRHLYTFTATFTEPLHAAFYIFESSCIKLKS from the coding sequence ATGGAACAACCTGACCCTGCCAAGCGAGAGACCGAGATCCCATGCAGTTACTGCGTTCAGTCGAAGGTCCCTGCCACTAAAACATGCCTACACTGCGAAGCCTCTATGTGCGAAGAACATCTGAAGGCACACAGTAAGTCCACGGAGCATGTTTTGGTGGAACCCACCACTTCCATCAAGGATATGAAATGCTCTATCCATGACAAGCTGATTGAGTTCTGCTGCtccgaggatggggcctgcatctgCGTGTCATGCTGCATCGTAGGAGAACATCGAGGCCATAAGGTAGACCCACTGAAGGATGCCTTTGAGAAGAGAATGGCAAGCCTGCAAGATGTCATAGATAAGCTGACCGCAGAAAGTCAGGAGAATGAGAAAAAACTTGAGAGGCTGCAAACAAAACAGCAAGAGGTGCATCAAGCTGTGGCCGGGGTCACCGAAAGAGTGGCTGCACTTTTTAGGGATATGACTGAACAGCTGAATGTTCTTCAGACAAGTGCCACGAGCGAAGTCTCCAGACAGGAACAACAGGCTCTGTTCCGTGTCAATGGATTGATCCAGCAACTGGAAAAGAAGAAGGTTGAGCTCTCCAAAAAAATAAGCAGCATCCAGGGACTGCGCAACGTGACGGACCCATTAACTGTGCTGAGGGGAACTTCCACAGAAGAGAGAGGCCGCAGGGACTCCAGAAAGATCAGTGACGGTGACAGTAGCGTGCATGTGGATGGGAGTGTGGACGAGGGTTCCGTGTCCCTCATCTTACACATGGGCCTTTTAAGCTTTGCTGAGAGCCTGCTCGACCTGATGGCGATACGTCAGTTTTCTGATGTGAAGAAGACAGACCTGAGGCTGGATGTGAACACAGCGCACGGCAAGATCGTCATATCCAGTGATCTGAAATCTGCGTCTCACTCCGCCACGTCTCAGAAGTATCCGGAGACTCCGGAGAGGTTTAAATCCTGCCAGGTACTAAGCACAAACCTTTTAAGCTCTGGGCAACACTACTGGGAAGTGGACGTGAGTGGCGCTAAGAAGTGGATCGTGGGAGTGGCTTACAGGAGCATTGAGAGAAAGATTGCTGGAAACGAGTCGTTTATCGGGTACAACAGCAAGTCGTGGACACTGTTTTTCCAAAAATTCCTCGGGACATCTCACAACAATGTACAGTACACTGTGGCCTGCAGCAGCCCAATCCAGGCTGTGGGAGTACACCTGAACTACGACGCCGGGTATCTGTCCTTCTACCAACTGAGTCCAACTAGACACCTATACACCTTCACCGCCACCTTCACCGAGCCCCTTCATGCCGCCTTCTACATTTTTGAAAGCAGCTGCATCAAGTTGAAGAGCTAG